From one Montipora capricornis isolate CH-2021 chromosome 10, ASM3666992v2, whole genome shotgun sequence genomic stretch:
- the LOC138018776 gene encoding uncharacterized protein: protein MNKAKHCWRCGEACTQHCSRCKVAFYCTKECQKQDKWRHKPDCDSANLKRMCLSCGTEQSRTMQCTNCLDAAYCSVECQRKHWACHKRKCQDTVERTRSLVEDIKKFHKLKESNVGLIATYYWGNFPAADLLNLPMNEGEICPNPLSLLLCGVGDPRNVLLTIASLPKTYKQPVTFVLNDICPCTLARTVLLLYMLYKGGNAICERVVRIWYSVRISAQDSDDLTCALQDLVTTNELFKLTGGLMMVPTEHLSQLQIVWTEWLRLSKRKGSWVEDSRQEANSSDPKRTDGVDVYMHAIPTEHRKSAQHFLDTGIFHSSGNAPELTRQNVTLTGRGANQFTADRNFHYSIPTDVLPFTGWDYREIKKSCYSTSLTKMYTIYLSGILQKSFQKLKTDQLRFRFLLCDVANIEAWLPPDLTYDRIAISNLWDYYPLAVLLRKLKDFLNTSNSHAVILTETENWIWDFMPEFISLVLPYRIWVDDLFKRALRDTGNPELAYSGVPAVVEYLNLTSEFLMFLRASLLASCPDKELASFKGKKKIPSVKSLASSMGLQIRDFIKNENTVSPFRWALNCRRVSMLTGYERTLEWTLVPTDEASPIIPPVLDLD, encoded by the exons ATGAACAAAGCTAAGCATTGTTGGCGTTGTGGGGAAGCCTGCACTCAGCATTGTTCACGATGCAAAGTGGCTTTTTACTGCACAAAGGAATGTCAGAAACAGGATAAATGGCGACACAAGCCAGACTGCGATTCGGCAAACCTTAAGAGAATGTGTTTAAGCTGCGGTACTGAACAATCGAGAACAATGCAGTGCACAAACTGTTTGGATGCCGCCTATTGTAGCGTAGAATGCCAAAGGAAACACTGGGCATGTCACAAACGTAAGTGCCAAGACACTGTTGAAAGAACGCGCTCATTGGTCGAGGACATAAAAAAATTTCATAAGCTAAAGGAGAGTAACGTTGGTCTCATAGCTACCTATTACTGGGGTAATTTTCCAGCCGCGGATCTGCTCAACTTGCCCATGAATGAGGGAGAAATCTGTCCTAATCCGCTATCTCTGTTATTATGTGGAGTTGGTGATCCTCGGAATGTGTTGCTCACCATTGCTTCGTTGCCTAAGACTTATAAGCAGCCAGTGACATTCGTGTTAAACGACATTTGTCCATGTACTCTCGCTCGAACAGTTTTGCTTCTCTACATGCTATACAAAG GAGGAAATGCTATATGCGAAAGAGTGGTCCGAATTTGGTACTCGGTTCGCATTTCTGCACAAGATTCTGATGACCTGACGTGTGCTCTTCAAGACCTCGTGACTACAAATGAACTATTCAAGCTTACTGGAGGTCTCATGATGGTTCCTACAGAACACCTCAGCCAGCTACAGATCGTTTGGACCGAATGGCTTCGCTTGTCAAAACGCAAAGGGTCGTGGGTGGAAGATTCGAGACAAGAGGCTAATTCCTCCGATCCAAAACGAACGGATGGCGTTGACGTATACATGCATGCAATCCCAACAGAGCATAGAAAGTCCGCTCAACATTTTCTTGACACAGGTATATTTCATTCATCAGGAAACGCCCCAGAGTTGACCCGACAAAACGTTACTTTAACGGGTAGAGGAGCTAATCAATTTACCGCTGACCGCAATTTTCATTACAGCATACCGACGGATGTGCTTCCATTCACCGGATGGGATTACCGAGAAATAAAGAAATCCTGCTACTCAACCTCTCTGACAAAGATGTACACCATCTACTTGTCCGGTATTCTGCAAAAGtcctttcaaaaactgaaaacagaCCAGTTGAGGTTCCGTTTCCTTCTGTGCGACGTTGCTAATATCGAGGCCTGGCTGCCTCCCGATCTCACATATGACCGCATTGCAATATCCAACTTATGGGACTATTACCCCCTTGCCgttttgctgagaaaattgAAAGACTTTTTGAACACGTCCAATTCTCATGCCGTCATATtaactgaaactgaaaactgGATTTGGGATTTTATGCCGGAATTCATCAGTCTTGTGTTGCCGTACAGAATCTGGGTAGATGACCTCTTCAAAAGAGCTCTGCGGGACACTGGAAATCCTGAACTTGCGTATTCCGGCGTGCCCGCAGTTGTGGAATACTTGAATTTGACTAGCGAATTCCTGATGTTTCTGAGAGCGTCCCTTCTTGCGTCATGCCCTGACAAAGAACTCGCTTCATTTAAAGGGAAGAAGAAAATTCCCTCTGTGAAATCTCTCGCTTCTTCGATGGGGCTTCAAATTCGAGACTTCATCAAAAACGAGAACACGGTATCTCCGTTCAGGTGGGCACTCAATTGTCGCCGAGTTAGTATGTTGACAGGATACGAAAGAACGCTTGAATGGACACTTGTGCCAACAGATGAGGCCTCGCCTATCATCCCACCAGTGTTGGATCTTGACTAG